The DNA sequence CTCATTTATAGTGGGTAAATAGTTGTTTCCTTTCTAGTGCTTCATCGAACTGGACCAAACTGTTCTGCTGGCAAGTAATAGTTGTTGGAGCTGTTGGGGGCGCCTTTGCAGCTTACAGTGCCTTAAGCGCGATCTTTAGCACCGCACAAGCTGTTCCCTGCTACTTGCGGTAGACGGGTCTTGTGCTATCGGATCGCCTAATAAATTAAGCATAGTTATCGAAGGGTTTATTGCACCACAATTTATAAGTTAGAATCTTCAAACGGCAATATTTGCACACCGGTTTTGTTCTTTGTCGCCagtcaattgtttttacattGTATTTGAATATTGGAGAATATACAACGTAATAATTGAGTATAAAATTTTAGACTGATATAATTTGACTTCTGTTGCTTTCacgtttataaaatttacaattagtgTTTAATCGTCACTCTAAAGATTTTTACTGCTATATTGAAGTGAGCCTTCGTTTCGtactataattttatgtaattataagcatttttgtaaacgaatttaaaataataatattgttaataataagcttctgttaaatattactttaatgctagcttatttaattttcgtaagggcattattattaaactgtcTATTAATATATCGTGTTTAAGTGTGCATGCCTtacagatattatttttatttgtgaataaatttctacttgtttttgaataaaacaaatagtaattacaagtaataaaattttggtttggttgttgtgttttatttataaagccaaatatttgtttggaattagaaatttgaataaaaactgtttttgttATGGGCCACTCGCGTCTGCTTTGCACAACACAAGACTATGTTTCACAGGAATACCAAACGAAATAATAGTATGAGAAAGTCGTAAAACCAAATCTTTATTATAGACGTTTTATTGCTGCAACAACAGGCGatgaaaattgtttataattatataaaaacaagctTATgtcaacaaaattaaatgaatatttgaGCGAACTATTTCGGAACTGCACAATTGCCAATATGGCGTCGGCGTCGTTTCTTACGCTAGGGTCTCAATTGAGTGCGGCGGCCCCGGAGATGATTTCAATAAGTTCCCTTGTGATGACGGCCTGTCGGGTGCGATTAAACAGCAGTGTCAGTTTCCGGATCATCTCATCGGCGTTCTTAGTGGCGTTATCCATGGCCGCCATCCGCGCGGACTGTTCCGAAGCAGCACCTTGCTTCAGAGCGTAATAAAGCAGCGCCGCCAACGTCCATTCCGCGTAACTCTCTAACTGGTCTTCCTCGACCTCATCAAAGGCTGATATGTTCGGAGCGTTCTGTAATCATAATTGCCCTACGGTCCTTTGcgataatttgtatttatgtgAAACGCCTACCTAGAATATAAGGCAAAGTGGCTATTtcaaaagtttttgtttttatgttgaATGGGCCAAGTTTACATTATGgtcctaataaataatttatttaatacattgtagCATTTATTgaggttatttttttgttatgcaGCTGCTTTTCAGCTCGACTTCCATTGATGATCGCCTATTAAATAGTCAGTAGCGCTGGTCCCTCTCAGCCTCTGCATTGCTCAGTGTTTAAGAACAGGcgcaaaataatttagttttgttcaaaattgaaataatctCGTCTTTACATTTTAGTATATCTTCTCAATCCCTTCACAATGGGTAATGATGGCCCATCAAATGATCGATGGACGATCGCCACCATGATCGGGCAACTCTCTATCGTGAACGTTCATTTACTGACTGTCTACTGTCCTGtcaaccgctgtgtgagttcgaaaagtgggttacagaatcgcagggctgttgtTATATCACGTCTATCGaaagttgttttaaatacagaTTTAAGATGAGTATTAGTAAGataatggaaaaaaatattatttcaaaatctacAGAATTCGATCTATTACGtatgtttatacatatttaaaatatgttgaaaCAACATGTCTATACTGTACCCGAGATAACTACGTACTGAGTATTCGTCGATTGTGTGGACGCGCATGCCATCATGGGCAATCATTCCTTTGATGTACAGACACAATAGCGATTAGATATTTATGCCCTCTAACGTAATTGCCTTTAGTCGAAAGGATTGTCCAATAAGTATTCCACCAGGATAACAGAAAGAACCACGTCTAGGCTATAATCTAGAATCATAATGGTATTTAGCTTAGTACCTCAATGCGAAACTTGTTGAAGAAGGGCACGATTGTTAACTCGTACTTGACGGGACTGAAGTACTTGTTATAGTAGACTTCTCCTATGTCGTAGCCGTATCTTGATTCAGCGATGGCTGCGGCTATCACCGACGCGTCTGCGAACACCGGCGCTATGCGCCCGATCTGCCCACATGCCCTTCATTATACTAACTAAAAACTAACTAATTAAAACGACAAAATGCACAAGACACGACGAAAGTGACCTTATAAGTTGATGATCTTTCAGAAGGTgcaattaaactaatttagtTCTAAGCTACAACAATTCTGTAATGCGTTGACACGGAACCAGATGGGCAGTGgtgtaacaatagggtggcgaGACTAGAGATAGTGCCCAAGAgatatgttctatggatgaatgtgaagtctccaatacgcattgggctagcgtggggactacagaccattccctctcgcctaagagaggaggcctatggtcattagtgggacatatgcGGGTAATTCAGtgcgctgaaaatctcgaagtgtattaaaattaaactgagtacaacgtgacgatttcTACTGATAGGGCCCTAAAAgcatttgccacgggcccaaATGCAGACGCTACTGCAGATGGGATGAGACTTACTTCTTTAACGTTGATGAGCATGTTATCACCATAGGTCCTACGTAGAACTCCTCGGGACTTATCACCTACACAGACCAATTTGTGCGAGGCACTTTCCGCTTTGCGTTCCGTCAACTCCCGCCTGATGCGCCGCGCCACTCCACTGTGCACGCCGCCGCAGAGACCTAAGTCACACGACACCTCCATTACTTCCTGTTTACCCAACTGCAGAATAACTGCGATCCAGCCCAGAAGAAATATATAGGTGattaaactcaaaaaaaattacaatctaaatatgtatgttttcaTGCGCGCAGTGCCATTGTTCTCCCTCgtaagtgttttaatttcGATGCGTTAtagattttgtataatttatgtgATGTGGAATAAATTGT is a window from the Pieris napi chromosome Z, ilPieNapi1.2, whole genome shotgun sequence genome containing:
- the LOC125062624 gene encoding ATP synthase subunit gamma, mitochondrial-like, yielding MVQLKQVSLRLKSIKNIQKITKTMKMVSASKFTKAERELQAARPFGYGPRKFYESSHLVKGPVDKKPAADAKPEPEVVKPEDDKKTKRVYVAMTSDRGLCGGVHSGVARRIRRELTERKAESASHKLVCVGDKSRGVLRRTYGDNMLINVKEIGRIAPVFADASVIAAAIAESRYGYDIGEVYYNKYFSPVKYELTIVPFFNKFRIENAPNISAFDEVEEDQLESYAEWTLAALLYYALKQGAASEQSARMAAMDNATKNADEMIRKLTLLFNRTRQAVITRELIEIISGAAALN